The following coding sequences lie in one Rutidosis leptorrhynchoides isolate AG116_Rl617_1_P2 chromosome 4, CSIRO_AGI_Rlap_v1, whole genome shotgun sequence genomic window:
- the LOC139845133 gene encoding probable membrane-associated kinase regulator 1: MEHQHHRKSGKTPRSQTLPSSPTHSSSSSDFEFTISLSPLKSSATNLCPADDLFYKGQLLPLHLSPRISMVRTLLLSSSSTSSSATTTARHSSDSHSSFSTDGCDSSRPSSVTDDELHLQTKLFPSSLHNRSFITNNPKKPNKYFSLSRFSSVFRKDNKTENRTSSSTTTTTTTMKIDPDVVTGSSVKRMSATAKEVIRKYLKKAKPLYEKLSHKQGPAFHIQKAGPITKIIRSPLNSGDETTKTNKENDMISHSFSGNLRYPRRRSCVSSCPSSMRSSPSHSGVLCRNNIVKSGSGGAIYSSTSSSMDELQSAIQGAIAHCKNSMTQN; this comes from the coding sequence ATGGAGCATCAACATCATAGAAAAAGTGGTAAAACTCCTAGATCACAAACCCTACCATCTTCTCCCactcattcatcatcttcttccgaTTTCGAATTCACAATTTCGTTATCCCCGTTAAAATCGTCAGCCACGAATCTATGCCCGGCTGACGACCTGTTCTACAAGGGACAACTTCTTCCACTTCATCTTTCGCCTCGAATATCTATGGTTCGTACCTTActtttatcttcatcatccacatCATCATCCGCAACCACCACAGCCCGCCATTCATCGGATTCTCATTCGTCATTTTCCACCGACGGATGTGATTCGTCCCGTCCTAGCTCCGTCACTGATGATGAACTTCATCTACAAACGAAACTATTTCCGTCTAGCTTACACAACAGAAGTTTCATTACAAATAACCCGAAGAAACCGAATAAGTACTTTTCTTTATCTAGATTCTCATCTGTTTTCCGTAAAGACAACAAAACGGAAAACAGAACGAGCTCATCGACCACGACCACAACCACGACCATGAAAATTGATCCAGATGTCGTTACTGGATCATCGGTGAAACGAATGAGCGCGACCGCAAAAGAAGTTATACGAAAGTATTTAAAGAAAGCAAAACCGTTGTACGAAAAGTTGTCCCATAAACAAGGACCGGCTTTTCATATACAAAAAGCCGGACCCATTACTAAAATTATTCGTAGTCCGTTAAACTCAGGGGATGAAACGACCAAAACCAACAAGGAAAACGACATGATCTCTCATTCGTTTTCGGGTAATCTTCGATATCCGAGAAGGCGAAGTTGTGTATCGAGCTGTCCATCGTCCATGAGGTCGTCTCCTAGTCACTCTGGGGTTTTATGTCGTAACAATATCGTGAAATCAGGCAGTGGTGGTGCGATATATTCGAGTACTTCGTCGTCTATGGATGAATTGCAGAGCGCGATTCAAGGGGCGATAGCGCATTGCAAAAACTCGATGACTCAGAATTAA